One genomic region from Candidatus Poribacteria bacterium encodes:
- a CDS encoding NAD(P)-dependent oxidoreductase has translation MANADYKIGVVGVGRMGANIARHLNDEGFNVTAVYDVASERAEELAAEIEATAAGELANVTVLADYIITVVTDDAAMRTIFSDAADDSLLKEATGKVFINCATLSPQIHVDIEQLAAKHGAESLEGCMASSITQAREGTLYLMCGGKKATFDKALPILESMSVSLRYIGEAGQAAQVKALVNMVMNINTAGLAEGLGLGAALGLDLAMLQDVFSQTGANSRVLETDGEDMEARDHECYFSAAHASKDSGIALDLANAEGISLPLAEATKAQYDRMIELGLGELDKSGVAELTFPGRGGKS, from the coding sequence ATGGCGAATGCAGACTACAAAATTGGTGTTGTAGGTGTCGGCAGAATGGGAGCGAACATCGCTCGACACCTCAATGATGAAGGGTTCAATGTCACTGCTGTATACGATGTCGCAAGCGAACGCGCAGAGGAGCTCGCGGCAGAAATTGAAGCAACCGCAGCTGGAGAACTCGCCAACGTTACGGTTCTCGCTGACTATATCATCACCGTGGTTACGGACGATGCGGCGATGCGGACAATTTTCTCCGACGCTGCCGACGATAGCCTACTCAAAGAGGCAACGGGCAAAGTCTTTATTAACTGTGCAACGCTGAGTCCGCAGATCCACGTAGATATCGAACAACTCGCAGCGAAGCATGGTGCTGAAAGCCTTGAAGGATGTATGGCAAGTAGCATTACACAGGCACGCGAAGGGACGCTCTACCTAATGTGCGGTGGTAAAAAGGCAACATTTGACAAGGCACTCCCAATTCTGGAGTCAATGAGTGTTTCCCTCCGGTACATCGGTGAAGCCGGTCAGGCAGCACAGGTTAAGGCACTCGTCAATATGGTCATGAACATCAATACAGCAGGATTGGCTGAAGGTCTCGGTTTGGGTGCTGCACTCGGGTTGGATCTGGCGATGTTACAGGACGTTTTTTCACAGACCGGGGCAAACTCCCGTGTCTTAGAGACCGATGGAGAGGATATGGAAGCACGGGATCATGAGTGTTATTTCTCGGCTGCGCATGCATCTAAGGATTCAGGAATCGCACTTGACTTGGCAAACGCTGAGGGGATTTCGTTACCTCTCGCAGAAGCAACTAAGGCACAGTATGACCGCATGATTGAACTCGGATTGGGTGAGTTAGATAAGTCGGGTGTTGCTGAACTCACTTTCCCCGGACGCGGAGGGAAGAGCTAA
- a CDS encoding aminotransferase class V-fold PLP-dependent enzyme yields MNNLTDSKLRQSLRDEFPVTETYIYMNHAGVAPLSRRVQAAMTDFLEDATVNGAVNAKLWEAEAEICRGAAAQLLNANTTEIAFMKNTTQGILVAANGIDWQAGDNVVTTAVEFPANVYPWWSLKERYGVQTRMIPERAGRIQVEDVASAIDERTRVVTISHVEFASGFRNDIQTLGEICRERDIWFVVDAIQSLGAIEVNVKSCNIDILAADGHKWLLAPEGAAIFYCANEKRERLINTNVGWASVVNPRDFLNYDLTQKPDATRFEEGSYNSVGLYGLRAAIELLLEIGISTIEGHLLELTGHLIAGLEAKGYRVITPRADSERAGIVIFDSKRLTPTEIYNILLAENIVTAERGTGVRVSPHFYNTTSEIGRLLEVLPDL; encoded by the coding sequence TTGAATAATTTGACTGATTCCAAATTGCGCCAGAGTCTGCGCGATGAATTTCCGGTAACCGAGACCTATATCTATATGAATCACGCCGGTGTTGCTCCACTATCGCGTCGAGTGCAAGCTGCGATGACTGACTTTTTGGAAGATGCGACTGTAAACGGTGCCGTGAACGCCAAACTTTGGGAGGCGGAAGCGGAAATCTGTCGAGGCGCAGCGGCACAACTCCTCAATGCCAACACAACCGAAATCGCCTTTATGAAGAATACGACACAAGGTATTCTCGTTGCGGCGAACGGTATCGATTGGCAAGCAGGGGACAACGTCGTCACAACAGCGGTAGAGTTTCCTGCGAACGTCTATCCGTGGTGGAGTTTGAAGGAACGCTATGGGGTCCAAACGCGTATGATACCGGAGCGCGCTGGACGCATCCAGGTCGAAGATGTGGCTTCCGCAATCGACGAGCGCACACGGGTTGTAACGATTAGCCACGTAGAATTCGCCTCCGGCTTCCGGAACGATATTCAGACACTCGGCGAAATTTGCCGAGAACGCGATATTTGGTTCGTTGTGGATGCCATTCAGAGTCTCGGAGCGATTGAAGTGAATGTCAAGTCCTGTAACATTGATATTCTCGCCGCCGACGGGCATAAATGGTTGCTCGCCCCGGAGGGTGCAGCGATTTTCTACTGTGCTAATGAGAAACGGGAACGCCTGATTAATACAAATGTCGGTTGGGCGAGTGTCGTGAATCCACGCGATTTCCTCAATTACGACCTAACACAGAAGCCGGATGCAACCCGCTTTGAAGAAGGTTCCTACAACAGCGTCGGATTGTATGGGCTCAGAGCTGCAATCGAATTGCTCCTTGAGATTGGTATTTCCACAATCGAAGGACACCTCTTGGAACTGACAGGACATTTAATAGCCGGATTGGAAGCCAAAGGCTACCGCGTCATCACACCGCGAGCGGATTCAGAACGGGCTGGAATTGTCATTTTTGACAGTAAGCGGCTAACACCGACTGAAATCTATAATATACTGCTCGCTGAAAACATCGTCACTGCAGAGCGTGGAACCGGGGTCAGGGTTTCACCGCATTTTTACAACACAACATCTGAAATTGGACGTCTCCTTGAAGTGCTACCAGACCTTTAA
- a CDS encoding glycosyltransferase family 2 protein: MDERPILSIVVPVYNEEDNIHPLLEKIQAVCETIGDTYEVLFVDDGSKDTTFAVLSELSKRVPQLVIIRFKENAGQTAAMAAGFEFARGEQIISMDGDLQNDPADIPKLLEKLDKGYDLVCGWRKERQDKFLTRRVPSIVANWIIGKVTGVPIHDNGCSLKAYRASVIKQVPLYGEMHRFIPAMSTVAGARIAEIVVTHHPRRFGQSKYGLGRVWRVALDIIAFKLIISVFALRPEIQEPSLWQRLSNVLFNPKQRAFQAAAFLSLPFFVLGRILFGNTNIAAFSCFGTAVALLVLGWIAENQIRQASQELSDLSKLARLFIFRYKRRPIRFFGPIGVLFFILGGILLTTPIHSFFLRVLNLAEIPNLGPIFVVGGILIFCCGLFGELIAFANVRHVKDYTVETLLNTDA, encoded by the coding sequence ATGGACGAGAGACCAATTCTATCCATCGTGGTCCCGGTTTACAATGAAGAAGACAACATTCACCCCTTGCTTGAAAAAATTCAGGCGGTATGTGAGACAATCGGTGATACTTATGAAGTATTATTCGTTGACGACGGGAGTAAGGATACGACTTTTGCAGTGCTCTCAGAACTGAGTAAACGGGTTCCGCAATTGGTCATCATTCGATTTAAAGAGAATGCCGGGCAGACAGCGGCGATGGCAGCAGGATTTGAATTCGCACGTGGCGAACAAATTATTAGCATGGATGGCGATTTACAAAACGATCCTGCCGATATTCCGAAACTCCTTGAAAAATTGGACAAAGGCTACGATTTGGTATGCGGGTGGCGGAAAGAAAGACAAGATAAATTCTTGACACGGCGTGTCCCCTCTATCGTTGCGAATTGGATAATCGGTAAGGTGACAGGGGTACCGATCCACGACAATGGATGTTCACTGAAAGCATATCGCGCTTCGGTTATCAAACAGGTGCCGCTCTATGGTGAAATGCACAGGTTCATTCCTGCGATGTCCACTGTGGCAGGGGCGCGTATCGCTGAAATCGTCGTCACACATCATCCGAGACGTTTTGGTCAGAGCAAATATGGGCTCGGTAGAGTCTGGCGTGTAGCGTTGGATATTATAGCCTTCAAGCTTATCATCTCCGTCTTCGCACTACGTCCTGAAATACAGGAGCCTTCGCTCTGGCAACGGTTGTCCAATGTCCTTTTTAATCCGAAGCAGAGAGCTTTTCAAGCCGCGGCGTTCCTCAGTCTCCCTTTCTTCGTTTTAGGACGCATTTTGTTTGGCAACACTAATATTGCAGCGTTTAGCTGCTTCGGGACAGCTGTCGCGTTGTTGGTACTTGGATGGATAGCGGAAAATCAAATTCGACAAGCGAGCCAAGAACTATCAGACCTAAGTAAACTGGCACGCTTGTTTATTTTTCGATACAAGCGGCGACCCATTCGATTTTTTGGTCCTATCGGTGTTTTATTTTTCATACTTGGTGGCATTCTTTTAACAACGCCTATCCACTCTTTTTTCTTGCGAGTCTTAAACCTCGCAGAAATTCCGAATCTGGGTCCTATTTTCGTGGTTGGCGGGATTTTGATATTCTGCTGCGGCCTGTTTGGTGAACTCATCGCCTTCGCTAACGTCAGACACGTGAAAGATTATACAGTCGAAACACTTTTGAATACGGATGCGTGA
- a CDS encoding sugar phosphate nucleotidyltransferase, with product MLKGVILAGGLGTRLHPLTKVTSKHLLPVGNEPMVFHSVKQLTTAGVTDILIVTNPQYVGDFVNALGSGKDFGCEFTYRVQEEAKGIAHALALAEGFANNGSIAVLLGDNIFETSIRHAADDFLAQSKGARVLLKQVPDPERYGVAVLDGNDRIVAIEEKPERPKSNYAVVGVYFYDVSVFDIIRTIEPSARGEYEITSVNNAYMQRGELAYSFVQGKWMDAGTFDSLSEAHQILLNASDWH from the coding sequence GTGCTTAAAGGCGTAATCCTCGCAGGCGGACTTGGTACCCGTTTGCATCCCCTTACTAAAGTTACCAGTAAGCACCTCCTGCCTGTTGGTAATGAACCTATGGTGTTTCACAGCGTCAAACAGCTCACGACAGCAGGCGTTACCGATATTCTTATCGTGACGAATCCGCAATATGTCGGCGACTTTGTGAATGCCTTGGGCAGTGGAAAGGATTTCGGATGTGAATTCACGTATCGCGTGCAGGAGGAGGCAAAAGGTATCGCGCATGCCCTTGCATTAGCCGAGGGATTTGCCAATAACGGCAGCATCGCCGTTTTGTTGGGGGACAATATCTTTGAGACCTCAATCCGGCATGCGGCCGATGATTTTCTCGCGCAATCGAAAGGGGCTCGTGTCCTGCTTAAACAGGTACCTGATCCAGAACGTTACGGTGTTGCCGTTTTGGATGGAAATGACCGCATCGTCGCAATTGAGGAGAAACCTGAGCGTCCGAAGAGTAATTATGCTGTAGTAGGGGTCTATTTTTACGATGTATCCGTGTTTGACATCATCCGTACGATTGAGCCTTCGGCACGTGGAGAGTATGAAATAACGTCTGTCAATAACGCCTATATGCAGCGTGGCGAGCTGGCATACAGTTTTGTGCAAGGAAAATGGATGGACGCAGGAACTTTTGATTCACTCAGTGAAGCGCATCAAATCCTTTTGAATGCATCGGATTGGCACTAA
- the trpA gene encoding tryptophan synthase subunit alpha: protein MNRIDKKFQELRDRGASAFMPYLCAGDPNPELTDKLLLTLEEAGADLIELGVPFSDPIADGPTVQRASERALTHRISLEQILAMVADLRPQTEIPIALMSYYNPIFRMGEEAFCKAACEVGVDGLIVPDLPPEQAQSLLEIAPQYNLATIFMVAPTSPPERMQLIASVSTGFIYCVSLTGVTGARAMLSDEIAPTIAELRKHTDKPISVGFGVSTPEQAEQVAEIADGVIVGSAIVNVIEEHINDEAKLLNAVKRFASELTAGVKA from the coding sequence ATGAATCGAATTGACAAAAAATTTCAAGAACTCCGAGACCGAGGTGCCAGCGCATTTATGCCCTACCTCTGTGCTGGAGACCCAAATCCTGAACTTACCGACAAACTTCTCCTCACCCTCGAGGAAGCTGGGGCAGACCTTATCGAACTCGGTGTCCCCTTCTCCGATCCAATCGCAGACGGACCGACTGTCCAACGCGCAAGCGAACGCGCCCTTACACATCGTATCTCACTGGAGCAGATTTTGGCAATGGTGGCAGATCTCCGCCCACAGACGGAAATTCCTATCGCTTTGATGAGCTACTATAACCCAATTTTCCGGATGGGGGAAGAGGCGTTTTGCAAGGCTGCATGCGAAGTAGGTGTTGATGGTTTAATTGTTCCTGATCTACCGCCAGAACAAGCACAATCGCTCCTTGAAATCGCACCGCAATATAACCTCGCTACGATCTTCATGGTTGCCCCGACAAGTCCACCGGAACGGATGCAACTGATCGCATCGGTCAGTACAGGATTTATCTATTGTGTTTCACTGACGGGTGTGACAGGGGCGCGGGCGATGTTGTCAGACGAAATCGCGCCGACGATCGCGGAGTTGCGAAAACATACGGATAAGCCCATCAGTGTCGGTTTCGGTGTGTCAACGCCTGAGCAGGCAGAACAGGTGGCGGAGATTGCCGATGGTGTGATTGTGGGAAGTGCGATTGTCAATGTTATCGAAGAACATATCAACGACGAAGCGAAATTACTTAATGCGGTGAAACGATTCGCATCGGAGTTAACAGCAGGTGTGAAAGCATAA
- a CDS encoding thiamine pyrophosphate-dependent enzyme, with product MLIKEECLQLIANRRTDEIVVTTMGTTVPWGKISTHSLDYASVGSAMGHAADFALGIALAKPDKKVIVLNGDGSMLMCLGTLATITALNTPPPNYLLFVCDNGTYEVTGNQPVPVGNGGFSWTMIAKGVGFQQVYEFDDADQLEAALPKIWNETGPVFVNLKIAQAHEPPPDRWGGFSYPYLQESLAESTHKLKEALG from the coding sequence ATGCTCATCAAAGAGGAGTGTCTACAGCTTATCGCAAATCGACGGACAGATGAAATTGTTGTCACAACCATGGGAACAACCGTGCCGTGGGGCAAAATATCAACACATTCGTTGGACTATGCCTCCGTCGGCAGTGCCATGGGACACGCCGCTGACTTCGCACTCGGCATCGCACTCGCTAAACCGGATAAGAAGGTTATTGTGCTTAACGGTGATGGAAGTATGCTGATGTGTTTAGGCACATTAGCGACAATTACTGCCCTAAACACACCACCGCCCAACTACCTTCTTTTCGTCTGTGATAACGGCACTTATGAGGTGACAGGCAATCAACCCGTCCCTGTTGGTAACGGCGGTTTCAGTTGGACGATGATTGCGAAAGGTGTCGGTTTTCAACAGGTTTATGAATTTGACGATGCAGACCAATTGGAAGCAGCACTTCCCAAAATCTGGAATGAGACCGGCCCTGTTTTTGTGAATCTGAAAATCGCACAGGCGCACGAACCACCCCCTGATCGGTGGGGCGGTTTTTCATATCCCTATCTACAAGAATCTCTTGCTGAATCTACACATAAATTAAAAGAGGCACTGGGGTAA
- a CDS encoding DUF4861 family protein, whose protein sequence is METLQTHNNIQNDRVRSVSRICLSLILVSLLMLGACTMPGGNQKISKIRLSIQNTLPLHRKKVPIVLTGAQLRKVNPDFTFKAYSVVTGKAPREVMVPAQADDLDYDGERDQLCFLLDLEPEETKEISILYDPNVKATLTLDINKQTRAAILPELSAVAAMESNLIAYLLKPNGAFIAYGKKRSELFSVDIMFQPELDYGRPISPELRHHFEQNGITLSQQVQIEIEKPEQQWIARDLENQDVYFIRKSSNSAVSELGQETAAAEQLSVSKSIGLSLNELLNSETEKMVALTPSEGLIGFGGIALWHKADRKMIPLPTEGDYIRILADGAIRSIVQRILPTWDIQGEVRRFISTTFVYGENPWIEHHIHIDGDLPTDYAFITGIPYPNGAYDEDVKQGWVWSWGTDPSGMDTLGVALIVLTGRDPQDAGLDASQTEFSSLPVILTPNADGRLTYRTFAIWGGGIDGIETEAEFAQHVQITTTALKTPPQIKFLPPEEEQ, encoded by the coding sequence TTGGAAACTCTACAGACACACAATAACATCCAGAATGATAGAGTGAGATCGGTTTCAAGAATTTGCCTATCGCTTATTCTTGTTTCTCTACTGATGCTCGGTGCTTGTACGATGCCCGGGGGCAATCAGAAGATTAGCAAGATTCGCCTCTCTATTCAAAACACGTTACCTCTCCACCGAAAAAAAGTCCCGATTGTGCTGACTGGTGCCCAACTCCGAAAGGTGAACCCTGATTTCACCTTCAAAGCGTATTCTGTTGTTACTGGAAAAGCACCACGAGAAGTGATGGTTCCTGCGCAAGCGGATGATTTGGACTATGACGGCGAACGCGATCAACTTTGCTTCTTGTTGGACCTGGAGCCGGAAGAAACGAAAGAGATTTCAATCCTTTACGACCCGAATGTTAAGGCGACCTTAACGCTTGACATCAATAAACAGACGCGCGCCGCAATCCTTCCTGAACTGAGTGCTGTCGCAGCAATGGAATCGAATTTGATTGCGTACCTCCTAAAACCAAACGGTGCCTTTATTGCGTACGGCAAAAAACGGTCGGAACTTTTTAGTGTGGATATAATGTTCCAACCCGAATTAGATTACGGGCGGCCAATCTCACCAGAACTCAGACACCATTTTGAGCAGAACGGGATCACGCTCTCCCAACAGGTGCAAATAGAGATAGAGAAACCCGAGCAGCAGTGGATCGCCCGCGACCTTGAGAACCAAGACGTTTACTTTATCCGAAAATCGTCCAATAGTGCGGTTTCCGAACTCGGACAGGAGACTGCGGCAGCGGAGCAGTTGAGTGTCTCTAAATCCATCGGTTTATCCCTGAATGAACTCCTCAACTCTGAAACAGAGAAGATGGTTGCACTAACACCCTCGGAGGGGCTCATAGGTTTTGGAGGGATTGCATTATGGCACAAGGCGGATAGAAAAATGATTCCTCTGCCGACCGAAGGTGATTACATCCGGATCCTCGCCGACGGGGCTATTCGCTCTATCGTTCAACGGATTCTGCCAACGTGGGACATTCAGGGTGAGGTCCGTCGGTTCATATCAACCACGTTTGTTTATGGCGAAAATCCGTGGATTGAGCATCATATCCATATTGATGGAGACCTACCGACGGATTATGCTTTTATCACGGGTATTCCATATCCGAACGGTGCTTATGATGAGGATGTAAAACAGGGATGGGTTTGGAGTTGGGGAACGGATCCAAGCGGCATGGATACACTCGGCGTTGCGCTCATCGTCCTCACCGGTCGCGATCCACAAGATGCCGGACTTGATGCATCACAAACCGAATTTTCGTCTTTACCTGTTATTCTAACCCCAAATGCGGATGGCAGACTTACCTATCGCACATTCGCTATCTGGGGCGGTGGTATTGATGGCATTGAGACCGAGGCAGAATTCGCACAGCACGTCCAGATTACGACGACCGCGCTAAAAACACCGCCACAAATTAAGTTCCTACCACCAGAGGAAGAACAATAG
- a CDS encoding aldo/keto reductase, producing the protein MENSKLETRRMGRTEMRPNALALGAAWLWQKPDAEVIGAIRRGIELGINYIDTYPGHAEHLWSEALSGGLREEIYLQAKVGTHPERRKDFSADGTRWSVTNSLKSLRTDYLDAVLIHDPLDMESVLAPGQALDTLLEMKAEGLIRHIGAGVRSHEFHRELIETGHIDIILTFLDYTLLSQSAAETTLPLARQHDVGIILASPLGMGSLTGVEPDLETERRRNPDAEPKAHAMWRWCQERDVNILHLAMQFCLAAPIDGVVMFGPADKAQVEDGYEAATVDILEDIWEAFEMEFGIKRGM; encoded by the coding sequence ATGGAAAACTCAAAATTAGAAACCCGACGGATGGGACGTACGGAGATGCGTCCAAACGCACTCGCGCTCGGCGCGGCATGGCTCTGGCAGAAACCCGATGCTGAAGTTATCGGTGCAATCCGACGCGGTATCGAACTCGGCATTAACTATATTGACACCTATCCGGGACATGCCGAACATCTCTGGAGTGAAGCACTCTCTGGTGGATTGCGAGAAGAGATTTATCTGCAAGCAAAGGTCGGCACGCACCCGGAACGTCGAAAAGACTTCTCCGCAGATGGCACACGCTGGAGCGTCACAAACAGTCTCAAATCCCTCCGCACGGATTACCTTGATGCCGTGCTCATCCACGATCCGCTTGATATGGAAAGCGTCCTGGCACCCGGTCAAGCATTGGATACACTCTTAGAGATGAAAGCGGAGGGGTTAATTCGACATATCGGTGCGGGTGTGCGTTCGCATGAATTCCACAGGGAACTCATTGAAACCGGACATATTGACATTATCCTGACCTTCTTGGACTACACACTGTTATCGCAATCTGCAGCAGAGACAACGTTGCCCTTGGCGCGCCAGCACGATGTCGGTATCATCCTTGCGAGTCCGTTAGGTATGGGCAGTTTGACGGGGGTCGAGCCGGACCTTGAAACCGAACGCCGCCGTAATCCTGATGCCGAACCCAAGGCGCACGCCATGTGGCGATGGTGTCAGGAGCGCGACGTTAACATCCTCCATCTGGCAATGCAATTCTGTCTTGCAGCACCGATAGACGGTGTTGTTATGTTTGGTCCTGCCGACAAGGCGCAAGTGGAAGATGGATATGAAGCGGCGACAGTTGATATTCTTGAAGACATTTGGGAGGCGTTTGAGATGGAATTCGGTATCAAACGCGGGATGTAG
- a CDS encoding DUF262 domain-containing protein, with protein sequence MSINAQANSIDELFSSNVHYRVPHYQRRYVWDETNWDTLWKDILFQIRSEDHPTHFTGPIVTRSIGKKAYEVIDGQQRLATFQIILCVIRDLCQTQNDDTQQSKLASAASKYIINDEDVLIDDPDYEFTFVPTDFDQPAFKQVISGEYWQEYLQRQNGANSDEHRILGAYIHFANVIREYFGENPAFEKMRRLFRSITDNFMLVNLELGSEDERPEQVFASINATGRKLSEFDYLRNDLFLRAENEAERFYKDYWVFENDSQYWDEDKLESFFRSFLMAKQGPDCFEKNVKPFELYWEYSKALTDEQDIKYEFEQLKNYAVFYKEMTDPKMKTYRLQFHEDLNLIFDNLNLTSLHPFMLFIRNEVDLCDSELTKVFTMLESYIVRGLLRNGVNEDKHVCRRINNFFSHLIPNQNSGESASRVFGKFRVEEFAEFLFRQGKPGEGKRWQHDGAVLNGLRRVGYQIRHGGPRVEIPAWNMLCYILYRIELWKIESWNQENPSEEPKEITFYLKDFLRRTRDDDQESVIQPISALSVQQIMPPLKQYRLENSFSIGNLVFCTEYLPNQLSFLDKKRKLSEGDNADIILNKEICEKYENNNTWDVAQIRQRERMLLDCFHEIWPSPEHFIGRVTKPEVERETKLSGHTSESKTKPKSESKTKPKVEPRWVSMLQSDNYQPTVFVTYTKSVELSKIEQSVDTFIGVDRSNERQTLEKSSILFACSSASWPVVEPYIETLHSVRREKLEGPPHTRKERLSIQDRFLKSAQNRQITVFPVTRYGHQLEGTIEDFDKDAIYMQIRECLVIVYRHGLYEFAMGQWYQGVVTKFDEDKGFGYIRSNSFERSIFVHIEEVHDRSISTLQPNQRVEFELNHTAKGGGLSAINVELI encoded by the coding sequence GACGTTATGTTTGGGATGAAACAAATTGGGATACCCTTTGGAAGGATATCCTTTTTCAAATAAGAAGTGAAGATCACCCTACGCATTTCACAGGGCCTATTGTGACGCGTTCTATTGGCAAGAAGGCATATGAAGTGATTGATGGACAGCAACGCCTTGCAACCTTTCAAATCATCCTGTGCGTTATTAGGGATCTATGCCAAACACAAAATGATGATACTCAACAAAGTAAATTGGCAAGTGCTGCATCCAAATACATAATAAATGACGAAGATGTCTTAATAGACGATCCAGATTATGAATTTACATTTGTTCCGACAGACTTCGATCAACCTGCATTCAAGCAAGTCATCTCTGGAGAGTATTGGCAGGAGTATTTGCAAAGGCAAAACGGAGCAAATTCCGATGAGCATAGGATTCTTGGAGCTTACATCCATTTTGCAAATGTGATTCGAGAATATTTCGGAGAAAATCCCGCTTTTGAAAAAATGCGTCGCCTATTCCGTTCTATCACAGACAATTTTATGCTTGTTAATCTAGAACTCGGTAGTGAAGATGAGCGTCCCGAACAAGTATTTGCGTCGATTAATGCGACCGGAAGGAAACTTTCGGAGTTCGATTACCTGAGAAATGATCTGTTCCTGCGCGCTGAAAATGAAGCTGAGCGTTTCTATAAGGATTACTGGGTTTTTGAAAACGATTCTCAGTATTGGGATGAAGATAAACTTGAATCGTTTTTCCGGTCGTTTCTGATGGCAAAACAGGGACCTGATTGTTTTGAAAAGAACGTAAAACCTTTTGAGTTATATTGGGAATATAGTAAGGCACTAACCGATGAGCAGGATATTAAATATGAATTTGAGCAATTAAAAAATTACGCGGTGTTTTATAAGGAAATGACTGATCCTAAGATGAAAACTTACCGACTACAGTTTCATGAGGATCTTAATCTTATTTTTGACAATCTTAATCTTACGAGTTTGCACCCATTCATGTTGTTCATCAGAAATGAAGTTGACTTATGTGATAGTGAACTTACCAAGGTTTTTACTATGTTGGAGTCTTACATCGTGCGGGGTTTACTACGTAATGGAGTTAATGAAGACAAGCATGTATGTAGAAGAATAAACAATTTCTTTTCTCACCTAATTCCCAATCAAAACAGCGGTGAATCTGCAAGTAGAGTATTTGGAAAATTTAGAGTTGAAGAATTTGCAGAATTTCTATTTCGGCAAGGCAAACCAGGTGAAGGTAAACGGTGGCAACATGATGGTGCAGTTTTGAATGGTTTGCGGAGGGTTGGATATCAAATACGCCATGGCGGACCCCGTGTTGAAATACCTGCTTGGAATATGCTATGTTACATTTTATATCGAATTGAACTTTGGAAGATTGAAAGTTGGAATCAAGAAAATCCATCAGAGGAACCGAAAGAAATCACGTTCTATCTTAAGGATTTTTTACGCCGGACTAGGGACGATGATCAGGAGAGTGTCATTCAACCTATAAGTGCTTTGTCCGTGCAGCAAATAATGCCTCCATTAAAACAGTATAGGCTAGAGAATTCATTTAGCATAGGGAATCTAGTCTTTTGCACGGAGTATCTTCCAAACCAACTTTCGTTTCTTGATAAAAAAAGGAAGTTGTCAGAAGGTGATAACGCAGATATTATACTGAACAAAGAGATATGTGAAAAGTATGAGAATAATAACACGTGGGACGTAGCACAAATTAGGCAGCGAGAGAGGATGTTATTAGACTGTTTTCATGAGATATGGCCTTCCCCTGAACACTTTATTGGTCGAGTTACTAAACCTGAAGTTGAACGTGAAACCAAACTCTCAGGCCATACTTCAGAGTCCAAGACTAAACCCAAATCAGAGTCCAAGACTAAACCCAAAGTTGAGCCACGGTGGGTTTCAATGCTGCAATCAGATAACTACCAACCCACAGTGTTTGTCACTTACACAAAATCGGTAGAACTGTCAAAAATCGAACAATCTGTTGACACATTCATAGGTGTTGATCGCTCCAATGAAAGGCAGACATTAGAAAAATCAAGCATTCTTTTTGCTTGCTCATCGGCATCATGGCCGGTGGTGGAACCTTACATTGAAACCTTGCATTCTGTCAGAAGAGAAAAACTAGAAGGTCCCCCACACACTCGAAAAGAACGGCTTAGTATCCAAGATAGGTTCCTTAAATCTGCACAGAATAGGCAAATTACAGTGTTTCCCGTTACTCGTTATGGGCATCAGCTTGAAGGAACAATAGAAGACTTTGATAAAGATGCCATCTATATGCAAATCAGAGAATGCCTAGTGATTGTATATAGACATGGTCTCTATGAATTTGCAATGGGTCAATGGTATCAAGGAGTCGTAACTAAATTTGACGAAGATAAAGGTTTTGGTTATATAAGATCAAATAGTTTTGAACGAAGTATTTTTGTGCATATAGAGGAGGTTCATGACCGATCTATTAGTACTCTGCAACCAAACCAAAGAGTAGAATTTGAGCTAAATCATACGGCGAAGGGTGGGGGTTTATCTGCTATTAACGTGGAACTCATCTAA